ATCAGCCAAAAACCGGCAAAATCGTTCCTGCTTGACTGGCCGACATTGCAGTACATTTGCCAGTACAATACAAATGGACAGCCCCATTCAAATGCCGAACAGGTAACAATCCGGCTCAATCGCTCCTGCTCGAAAGCATCGGAAAGATAACTTCGCTGAAAACCGTATTCGCCGATGAATACCCTCTTGCCGGGAATATCCTTAGCGGGGAGTTTTGATTCAAGAAAATCCAGAGATTTTTTATAACGCAGGCCGATTGCTTCGTCGCCCTGGTCGCGGTCAAGAGAATCATAGCTCGAATATGAAACGTAATCGACATTCGTAAAAGGCAGAACATTATTTGTTAAAGTATCGAGCCCTTTCATCGAATCTATAACGCGGGTAACTTCGGTGTAATTGAAGATTTCAACATTTGAATACACAATATTTTTCTTCGCGTCATCCACAGCTTTCTGGCGGATATTAAGCCAGTCAATCATACCTTTAATCGCTTTGGGCTTGGGATCGCCCGTATAACCTTTCAGCAGCATCCAGTCGCCCTCCCAGTGGCCGAGGTAAAAAGTCTTGCCGGTATTATTGTATTGCTGGAGCAGATAGCAGCAGAAGTCATAAAACTCATTATAGAGCGTTTCTTTTTCCTTATCTGTCATTCCATTCCGCCAGTCGCCGCCGCCAAATTCCAGGCCGCATTCATACGTCCAGAACAAATAATAATCAAAAGGCATATCCAGTATCTTTTTATAAGACGGCGATGTGCTGATAAACTGCCGAAGATTTTGGGGCCTGATTTTTTCCTTAAAATTATAAATATACGCTGACCTGCTGGATATTTCGCATTTTAGCACATTAGAACCCATATCAGCTATCGCCTTTGCCTGTTCGACAAGCAAATCATCTCCCGTCAGTTGATACATGGCCGAAAACGCCTGAGTTCCAATCGCATAATTAAACGCGCCGTATTTTTTATCCAGTGTTTTTTGCCGATCATTAAAACCTTCGGCCGAACTGAATAACTGAGGGTCTTTAGTGAGATTTAATAAAGATTTAATATATTCACCAAAAGCGCTGCTTCGATAAAAATCCGGGGCGGTTATTCCAAAGTATATCCACGCTGAATCTTTATATCGGCCGCTATAGTTTACAACCATTCCTCCGGCATAGGATGGGCCGCCAAGCCTGTCCTGCCCGGAAAGCAGCAAAGGTACGAATAACGATTTATCCGCCGATGTAAACCCCTGGGCCGCATAAACAGGAGCGTTAACAATAGTTTTAACCCGGGGCAAATTGCATAAAATATTTTCACTGCTGTTTGATGTCAATTCCACAGGCGACTGCAAAAGATATGGAACGTAATCAGCGAAAAATCTGATTGAACAGCTTTTGGCCGCAGGCAAATTGTCCGGGATATCGCACTTCGATGTCCCTATCTCATCAAGCCAGATATTATGGTCGCCATTTCCTGCCGTCGCATACGCTGAAAGGCCTAAAAGAAGCTTGTCGGCGTTTCCGATTTTAACATAATCTCCGTTACCTCCACGGCCTCGTTCGATTGGAGTTGGATGAAATTTAAAATCGTAACACGTCAAGGCATACTTATTCCAGGATTTCTTTAAATCAATTACCGCTATCCAGGTCGACAAATCTTTTTCGATTATCTCAATTACCACCTGAGGTGTGTTTTCGTCGCCCTTTGCCCAGAAAGATATGCAGTTATCATTTCTCTTTGTCTTTTTCGCAATTTTTGTCTGCCATAAATTCCAGCCGCTGACTTTAAAATATTTTAATTCGAAACGAGCTGCTTTACCGGAAACACCCTCCTCCGAATAAATCCGCGACGATACCGATTGATAACGTGATATGTGCTCCCAATCAGCGAAAGACTGCTCTTCAAATGTGAAAAGATTATTGGCCTTGCCCGAGGCGTCCAGAGCAATTTTATCTCTGACATCTTTTATATCGAGCCATTGACCATTAAACTTTTTATAACCCTGTCTTACCCATTGGCCGTCAATGAAATCGTAACAATTCGCAAAAGCCGGTCCGCCCAAAAGAATAAGGTCGCCGCCGTTCTGAACAAAATCAGTCAATGGCCCGGCCCCTAAAACAGGGAAAACCGAACTATCCGGAATTATTAAACTGTCATATTTTTTTATATTAAATATATTCGAATCGCACAATTTTGGGCTGTCAAGAAGTTCAAAATCCACCTGAGCTTCTTTAAGCAAATCAATAAATGCCGCAGGGATTTTGCTGTCGGAAGGAAGTGTCCGGTCGTAAAAAACAGCGGTTCCGGCCGGGCAGAATTGCGCAAATATAATAACAAGAAAGGCTGAAATAAAATAAAGGCTTGTCTTTTTCATTGAATTCCCGAACAAAAATTATAGCTTATTATTCTAACAAACAATGGACGGTTTTACCAGCCGAGATGTTTTTTAATTTGCCTTTTTCAGATATTCCGCCGCGGCGGTCTGAAATTCCCTGTCAGATGGCTGTCTTTGATTTTGGCGCAAAAAGTCCGCTGCGAATCGTTTGGCCCAATTGTAATAATCATAATGTATCTGATATATAGGCTGTTTAACGCCTTTATTGTCAATCATCCAATAGCCTTTGGGATTGGCTCCGCCCTCCTCGGCTTCATTATCGTATATTTCCCAGTACAAAACAAAAGGACAGCCCCACTGTAAAGCGGGTATAGCAACCGCCAGAGATGCTTCTTTTTGAGCCTGCGGAGTACCGACGCAATCAAGCGGATAGCCGTATTCCCCTATAAAAACACGTTTGCCGGGAATATTTTTCGGAGGCAGTTTCGATTCGATATAATCAAGAGCGGAAGTCAATTTATCGCCAACTGCATCCAGTCGCTGCTGAAAAGTAAGATTAGCATCATAAGGGTAAATCGCATCATAAGCGGAATACGAGACATAATCTATATTAGTATTCTGCAGGACTGAATTAGTTATTGTCTTATGACCTTTCATTGCTTCGATTACAATGTTAACTTCAAGATAATTATAGATTTCAACATTTTCGTGAGGTGTATCTTTTTTTGCGGCATCAATGGCGGCCTGACGGGTATTAAGCCAGTCAGTTGTTGAAGCGATCGCCAATTCAGTTGGTTCGTTTTCGTATTTTAACGGCGGACCCATCATCGCCCAGTCGCCTTCCCATTGGCCGAAATAAAAAGTCTTCCCCGAACCGTTGTATTTTGTGAGAAGAAAACAGGCCAGCTTATATATTTCATCATAACTGTCTTTCTTCTGCTGCTGCGTCCATCCCTTGCGCAGCACATCGTTAGGCTCTACGAAACTGTAAACCCAGAAAAGATAATAATTGAAAGGCATATCTAAAATCTTCTGACAAGAAGGTTCTTTCGATGCCAAATCTGTCAGGTTTGTGTAGCTGTCATCACTGCCGCCAAGTTTATAATGTTCGATGGACTTGGGGCCTAAATAGCATTTCAATACATTCGAGCCCATATCCATAATCGCCTGTGCCGTTTCAACAAGTCTTGTTTCGTCTGTGAAATGATACTTTGGGCCGAATGTTTGAGTGCCGAGAACATAATTAAAAGGTTTATTGCTGTCTGATTGGTGATTGGAATTCATTTGAGACTCATTATTATCGCAGGGAGCCTGATGTTTGCATGAAGTCAGAACAAAACTTATACATATAAGAAAACAAACCGTCCGTAGTATTGTTAATAATTTCATCAAACGACCATTTGCGCCGGACAGGACAGCAAATGTTCGAGGAGTTCGCTGAAACAACAGGTTGCCAATGCAACGTATTTGTCGGCGCCTCCATAATAAACAAAAAGCTGGTCGTCAAGCACAACTGTGCCGCATGGGAAAATACAGCCCTTATAATAACCGTCAAGTTCGTAATCTTCCTGCGGCTCAATAAGCCAGTCCGGCGTTCTATAAAGAACTTTGGAAGGGTCATTTAAATCCAGCAGAAACGCGCCAAGCCTGTAATGATTATCCGGCCCAACGGCGTGATATAACGCGAACCAGCCGTATTTCGTCTTTATGGGAGGAGTGCTGCCGCCGATTTTCAGTTCCCATTCATACTCAGCTTTCATCAGGAGTTTGCTTCGTCTGAAAGAAAATAAATCATCTGCCATTGATATCCAGATAGCGGGCCATTGTGTGCCGTAGCCGTTACCGCACCATTGAGAAGGTCGATGCAGCATAACGTATTTACCGTTAACTTTCTCAGGGAAGATAATCACGTCACGGTCGTCAATGCTCAGGTCCGTCAACACTCCGGCCCTTACAAAACTTTTGAAATCTTCTGTAATAACAAGACTGCTTATCGAACTGTTTTCTCTCATATATTTCGGAAAATGCTCAGGACATTTGGGGTATTTATACCTGGCCTTGTCGCCAAGCCAGTATTCGCCGGGCGGAAAGAAACGGGATGCGTAAGTGATATAAAAATGTCTGCCGATTTTTACTATACGCGGGTCTTCTACGCAGCCGCTGTCATATCCATTGCCACTTGGTGAAAAAACAGGTTCGGACGAAACCTTCTCGAAATTATATCCATCTGTGCTTTTCGCCAGTCCGAAATGTATTTTGTGAAAAACATCATTGCCGGCCGCACGATAAAGCATCAAAATCTCGCCACTTTTCTCGTCATAATAGGCTGCGGGATTGGTCGTTACTGTGCTCTCCCACCAACTACCTGGGGCGGGTGCAAGTATCGGATTACCCTGGTATCTCTCAAGCTTCATATTCAAACAACCTTCTACAAATTAAAATTATTAAAAGAAACAAGGCGGCGATAGTATATAATTTCCTCCAATCCTTTCCTTCCGGGGAAACTTACATCCCAGCCATTTAATTTATTGTAGAATTTTGCCTGTTTTTAATCAATGGACTCACTTGCTTATTTCCTGTATTATATTGTTTAAGCAATATAGTTAATGAAAACTACCATTTTGTCTATGGACGCACACCTGTATTTAATATAAAAAAATGGGCATGGTTATTACAGGACTTAAAATGATTCACAAAAGCGTCTTCTTAACGGTTATCGTATTATTCTTATCCGGCTGTTCTCAAAATGCCCTTATTTCAAATAAACAGCCCGGCTTTAAAATCCACAACGCAAATAAGCTGAAATTCTCAGTTCCAACCGACAGCGGCTGTCCGGCACACTGGAGCGACAATGTTTTCTATATTTTCGCTTCTTCTGAATTTGCCAAACGGCTTAGCGGGCCCAGTCTTTTTAATCTGAAGGATGACGGCTTTGTAAAATGGGACAGTGATGAAAAGAAAAGCCGGTGGATAGAGGCGACATATCAGGATGAAGACGGAACGCTTTACGGCTGGTATCATCACGAAAAAGGACCTGTGTGCAGGAACAGACTGCCAAAATATTACGCCGCTCCCGCAATCGGACAAGGCGTATCTCATGATAATGGAGCAACCTGGTTTGATATGGGGTTTGTCATAGACGACGAGCCGAATAGTTTCAACTGCGATACCCTAAATAAATATTTCCCGGGCGGTTCAGGAGATTGTTCGGTAATTGTCGATCAGAAAAAAGAATATATTTATTTTCTTTTCGGCACATATGGCGGGGATATTGAGCAGCAAGGCATCTCCACGGCTCGCATGCTGTATAACGACAGAAAACAACCGGGCGGAAAAGTATGGAGATGGTGCGACAACGGATGGACCCAGCCCGGCATCAACGGCAGGAACAGTCCTATATTCCCCGCAGTCGGCGATTGGCACAGCACAAAGCCCGATGCGTTCTGGGGGCCTTCGGTACACTGGAATACATATCTGCAATCATACGTGATGATTCTGAATCATGCCATTGACCCTAATTTTTGGCAGGAAGGGATTTATATATCGTTCAATAAAAATCTCGACAATCCGGCAGGCTGGTCCGAGCCGCAGTTATTAAGAAAAGACGGAAGCTGGTATCCGCTGATTGTCGGAACAGATAAGAAAAAACACCAAACAGATAAACTTGCAGGTAAAAAAGCAAGATATTTCGAACAAGGGGTTTCTCTTTGGGAAATTGAGTTCTTCAAGCCCGGAGAGAAAATTAATTAAAACAGAATTTATTATCGGAGAAAATTTGAAATGAGAAAGAAACAAACATCCCTAATTTTAGTTTTCACAGTCATTTTTTTGGCCGCACTGACATCCTTTGCCTCCAAACAAACAGATAAATTCTACGAAGGTTTCGTCAATCCGCCTTCCGAAGTCGGACCGGACGTATATTGGTGGTGGAACGCAAATGCCTTGAGCGAAACAGAAATCAGCCGTGAGCTTGACGTACTGAAAGATGCAGGCATACAGGGCGCGCTTATATTCCCCCTTCAGGCCCCGCTCGCACCGACTAAAATTGATGACAAGTACTTGCAGTGGCTAAGTCCTGAATGGTCGAAAATGCTTAAGTTTACGACTGAAGCCGCTAAAAAACGTGATATGTATATTGATTTGCTCGTCGGCACCGGCTGGCCTTTCGGCGGACCATCTGTAGAAGACGGCGACGGCATCAAAATTATAAAACTTGCAAAAAAAGAACTTGCCGGACCGGGCACATTCAAAGGCAATATAAAAGATTTTATGGCTTTACCGCCCGGAGCGTACGGCGAAACAACGCACGGCTCCGAACCTGAAATTAAATTTTTACGGCTCCTTCCAAAAAATCCGAAGGATTTTCAGCCGGGCATAGAGCTGAAAGATAAAATCCAGCCGGATGGTTCGGTTGAATTCGAAATTCCCGCCGGAGAACATATTCTTTATACCGGTACATATCGGGAAGGTTTTATTGTCGTCAATATTTCAGCTCCCGGCGGCGAAGGTCCCGTGATTGACCACCTCAGCAAACCGGCTTTGGATAAATACCTGGCAAACTTCGAAAAAGCACTTGAGCCTTACCTCGGCAAAGAGATTGGGGAAAACCTGCGTTCACTGCACTGTGATAGTTTTGAATTTACCGGCGCAAACTGGACTGCGGACCTGGCACAGGAATTTGAAAAACGCCGCGGTTATTCACTTGAACCGTATCTGCCCTTCGTTATCGAATGGCCCCCTGTATCAGGCGGACCGGGCTTTAACGAAATAATCAACAAAGTTCAATACGATTTTTGGAAAACTCAGAAAGAGCTGTTTAGCGAACGATTCCTTACAACTTTTTATGACTGGTGCCACAAACAGGGAACAGAATGCAGAATCGAACCGTACGGCTGTTATGCAACTGACCAGGTAGAGGCAAAACTGGTTCCTGACAGACCGATGGGCGAAACATGGATTTCGATGGAATATGAAATTCCAAAAACTGAAGTCCTGATACCTGTCGGAAAGGAAAGGTCTCCACGCAATTTCGGTATATGGAGCTGTATGTCGAATAAATACACTTCTTCAGGTGCTCACCTGTCCGGCAGACCGAATGTAAGCTGCGAAACAATGACCAGCGGCAGCGGAGCATTTTGCCTTCGCCTGCAGGATATAAAACTTGGCCTTGATACAAGTTTTATGGCCGGCATCAATCACACTTATTATCATGGTTACAATTTATCAACTCCGCAGGCCGGTTATCCGGGTTGGTTCTACTGCGGCTCGTACATCGATGAAAAGGAACTTTGGTGGCCGTATTTCAAGGAAGTAAATACATACAATGCCCGTGTTTCTTATGTACTGCAAAAATCCGTTTCGAAATCGCAGGTCGCTTTGATTTCATGGGAAACATTCCTGTGGGAAGCAATTCATCAGAACGGTTACTGTGTCGATTACGTAAATGAAAAGATTCTTTGCGATGCAAAATCCGACCGCAAAAAACTTATCTACGGCCTGCAATCTTATGAAATTCTCATAATGAACCGCGTCGATGCAATCGAACCGCAAACCGCAAAAGCCATCAAGGACTTCGCTGAAGCCGGCGGCAAAATCATCTTCATCGACCATGCACCGAGTTACGCTCCGGGTCTCACAAATGCCGCTGAAAGAAGCAGGCAAACCAAAGAAACCATAGATGAAATCATCGAGCGATATAGAGACAGAATTTTTATAATTCCGGGCGTCGGGCAGAATGAATGGCTCGATTGGGTAACTGTCAATATCGCCAAAACCGGCATTAAACCGGCTGTCCAGATATCAAAACCCGACAATCTGCTCTATCAGATACACCAGGTAAAGGACAACAAAGATATATTCTTCTTTGCCAATCTTGATGTTGTTAATTCAAAGACCTTTACCGCGACTTTCGATATCGCGGATAAAACTCCGTGGCGATGGGACCCGATTACCGGCACTCGTTCGGTAATGCCGCACAACGGCTCATCAATCGATATCAAACTTGTGCCGGCTGAATCACTGCTGATTATTTTCGAGCCTGATTTGTCTGAAAAACCTGCACAACAGCCCGTTGTTTATGCTGATGATTATTTCCAGATTGATACACCATGGGATTTGACGCTTAAGCACGTCAGCGGATGCACAAGCAAACTGACGCTTACCGCATTGGTTGACTTCAGGGAAAATCCTGACCTTGCCAAATTCAGCGGTACCGCAATTTATCGTACCGAATTTGAAATTTCGGATGTTAAGCGTACATTACTTTCACTGGGTACCATTTATGGTATTTCAGATGTCACGCTCAACGGCAAAAGCCTCGGCAATCGCTGGTGGGGCGAACATAATTATGACGCCTCCGGCGTATTGAAAGCAGGAAAGAATATTCTCGAAGTTAAAGTTGTAACCACACTTTCCAATTTCTTCCGTATATGGGACAACCCTGTTGCCAAGGTATGGACACAGGAAAAAGGCAATTCGAGAGACCCCGTATCCGAAGGTATGGTTGGACCTGTTCGATTGATTAGACAGGAAAAGTAAACAAATAATTAAGGGGCAGACCTGTGTGTCTGCCCCTTTTTTTTTATTTTTGCAGTAATGGGGGTCAAGCATCGCTTTAGAAATTAGGTGCAATCCAAAGTGCCTCATCCAGATAACCACTCATGCTTGGAACTATCAGGGTAAATGTTGTGCCGCTCGTTGACTTCGTCGTTGGACTGCCCCATACGCCTGTCGCTGTATTGTAAAACTTGTATGTATAGCTGCCGCTGGTCATACCGGTGAGCGTTAGAGTCATATTGTTGCTCTGTGTACTGCTCGAATTATTTCGCAGGAAAACAAATTGATCGTTCATCGTTTTTACGGCCATTACGGTAATATTGGAATTACCAATAGTTGCGCTTCTGCTGACAATATCTGCGTTTCTTGACATCATCTGATTAAGGAACGCTGCCGCCACTGAGAACTGGGATTCGTCATTGTTCCGTTCAAAATAATCCCACCACCACGTCAGTGGAAGTATCGGCGTCGGGCTAAACATGCCGAACCAGAGGCCGCGGTGCAAATTATCCACCATATTGGCATGCGTTTCGATAGTCGGTTCGCCGCTCGTATAACCAAATTCGCCCAGCACATGCGGTTTGCCATATACGTTTTCATAAGTATTAGTAATCAGATTATAGAAATTTACGGGATCGAATATGGTACTGCCCTGCTGCGTCCGATACGGGTGAGTTTGTGAAAAATCTATGTCAGGCATATCCCAGAAACCGGAATCCTGATAGCCCGTGCAACTGGTTGTGACAATGTGGTCAAACGGGTCGATATTCTTCAAATAGGCCGCAATTTCATTGTGCCAGTTCTCCACTGCATCTCTGTTAACGCCATAATGAACCCATGCTCCATCGATTTCATTCCAGAATTCTAATGCCGCGACATTGGTGCTGTATCCCCAGCGTGCAATGATGTAGCGAAGTTTCTTTTTATATTGCGCTTTGGCAGAAGTGGATGTAAAGAAATCCGTCTGCGTTGAGCACATTCCGCCGTTAACCGTGTTGTATGGATTTTTCGGCCAGCCGCACAAAGGGTCCGTCGGATTCGGGTCAAGTTCTCCGGCTCCATCAATCGAAACCGTTAAATAGATTCCATTTTGACGTGCAAGATTTACCGTATTATCGAGTCTCTGCGAAATTTGTTCGTCATATCGTCCCAAACCGTAAACAACTCCTTCGAGCTGAACGTTGTAAGGATTGGCTACCCAGAGCCGAACATAATTACAGCCAAGAGAATTCAGAAGCGGGAACAATCTGTCGTACATATAGCCGCCCTGTTCCCAGCCGATATTTTCGCCGATGCCGCGGATACGTTTTCCTGAATCGTGAATGAACGTATAATACGATGATGTATTTTTTAGAACAAAGCCATCGCCCGTAGAATCGCTTACATTAAGAGAAAAATTCTGCGATGACGCTGTTAATACAGATGACTGATAAATATCGATACGATAGGAATAAGTTCCAACCTGTCTGGGAGTAAACCGGCATTGCCACTGCGAATTGCCTGATTGACCGCCGGTATAAAAACACGGCAAAACCATATCAGGTCCGCTCGGCGGCGTAATAATAGCATCTACTCGTATATCGTCCGGATTGTATGGGTTAGACCACGTTGCCGAACTGCCGATATTTACAAACAGAGCATCGTATTTGTTTACGCTGTTTTTTTCAGGTGCTGCGATAATCGGGCCTGTGGTAAAACCCCATACAAAACCTTTGTAAGTGGCAGAATTTGTAACTTCATCGATTCGCCAGTAGTAAGTCGTATCAGCACTGAGAGTACCGGGGTCAAATGTCATCGCAGTTTGATTACCGGCAAATTCCGGAACTGCTTCCGTATAAAATTGCTCAGCGAACTGGGCGAAATCAATAAAATTATATGAAGTTAACCATTGCTCTGCGATTCTATCCAAATCCGACCAACTGATAATACCATCTCCATCGAAATCCAGACTCTGCCGCGAAGCATTATTGACATCGTCAAAACTTGTTCCGAAATATACATCATGACTAATTGCGCCGATTCCGGCAGACCATGTAAGATTTGAATTAAGATTTACTCCCGCTGAAAGATTGGCGGGATTTGGATTCCAGGCGTATTCGGCATTTGGAAGGCTCGCTGTAACCTCGGTGAAACCTGAGCCGTTAACTGTAAAAGTATGAGTAGCACGAGGGTCGCCGTTATAAAAAGTAAGCTGACCTGCCTGGATATAACCGTTAAGTTCGTTTGCAACGCCCGCGGCATCTGTATTAGTAATAACAAGTTTGCCGCCTGTGATATTCAAATGAGGACTGCCTGTGCCCATTACAACCTTTAGAGTGGAAAGAGTTCCACCGTCGAGATTAATAGTACCCGCAGCGCCATTATAGCCGATGTAAAGCCAGCCGAGCAGATGGTTGAGACTGCCGCCAGTCATGTTGAGTGTGCCAACACCGGTTCCCCCGTCACCAACGACCATATCGCTTCCGACTGAAATCGTACCGCTGCTGACGTTTACGTTGCCTATACCACCGGCCTGACCAAAACGAAACTGATTGCTCAGCGTAAGGCTTCCGCCTGTAATATTAAGGTCCGCCCTGCCGCTATAGCCCACCCACATCATATGGCCAACAGCGTTTATACCGCTGCCAATGACAGCGTAGTCATTCACGCCGTAGCCTCGCATTATCGGGTCCTGACTTGCAGTAGGCACTGCCGTCGGCGTCCAGTTATTGGTTTGGTTCCAGTTAGGACTTGTCCCTGCGTAGTGCCATTCTATCCATCCAAAACTCCTGGAAGTGCACAAAAGCAGGACAAAGAAGATATTTATATACATAGTCTTCCACAATATTCTCTTTTTCATACCATCTCCGATATTCATTTATTCACTATACTTTTTTTGCCACTCAAAAGTCAAGCTGTACCCTGTTAAATTGATTCAACAATCAAATAAAGAAGGATAGCGGCCGATAAAACAGCCGCTATCCTGAAAAAATCATCCTGATATTCCAGTTTTATTTTACAAGTTTGAAACTATCCAGATATATCGTTCCTGAACCGTCGCCACTGGAACCGTAATTATTACTCCAGTCCTGAACAAGATAACGCAGGAAATAAACATGTGCCAAATCGCTGGCAGGAATTCCACTCAGGTCAACTGTAGCTTTTCTCCATATAGTGCTTTGAGACATTGGTACTGAAGCATCGCTCAACTGAATCCTGTAACAAACGCTTCCATTAGCTGCACAATCTATATCTATTTCCAAATCCTGCTGCGGATTCGAAGAACTGCCTTTATACCAAAATTCAAGCTTGCTGTAATAGCTCCAGTCGTCATAATACGTCGGATTTGTACCATCGTAACTGTCGCCGAGGTTAAGCATCAAAGCCGCCCACCATGCGCTATATTCATAATGAGTTTTGAAATTGAACTGCAAAGATTTACTTTCTTCATAACTTATCGAATCAGAGACTCCATAAGAACCTCCGGTTCCGATATATCCATCGTAATAAACGCCAAGTCCGGTTTGACTGCCGTTGCCCTGGGTCACTAATCCTGCGGTATACGATTCATAACCATTTTCATAAGCAGCGGGATAAATCCAGATGGCAATATCCTGGCCGGCCGTCATACTCGAAATTGTCAATGACAGTGTTCCATTGGAAACTGCAACATTTTGAGTATCATAGTAGCTGCCTG
The sequence above is drawn from the Phycisphaerae bacterium genome and encodes:
- a CDS encoding glycosidase translates to MKLERYQGNPILAPAPGSWWESTVTTNPAAYYDEKSGEILMLYRAAGNDVFHKIHFGLAKSTDGYNFEKVSSEPVFSPSGNGYDSGCVEDPRIVKIGRHFYITYASRFFPPGEYWLGDKARYKYPKCPEHFPKYMRENSSISSLVITEDFKSFVRAGVLTDLSIDDRDVIIFPEKVNGKYVMLHRPSQWCGNGYGTQWPAIWISMADDLFSFRRSKLLMKAEYEWELKIGGSTPPIKTKYGWFALYHAVGPDNHYRLGAFLLDLNDPSKVLYRTPDWLIEPQEDYELDGYYKGCIFPCGTVVLDDQLFVYYGGADKYVALATCCFSELLEHLLSCPAQMVV
- a CDS encoding cellulase family glycosylhydrolase, whose translation is MKKRILWKTMYINIFFVLLLCTSRSFGWIEWHYAGTSPNWNQTNNWTPTAVPTASQDPIMRGYGVNDYAVIGSGINAVGHMMWVGYSGRADLNITGGSLTLSNQFRFGQAGGIGNVNVSSGTISVGSDMVVGDGGTGVGTLNMTGGSLNHLLGWLYIGYNGAAGTINLDGGTLSTLKVVMGTGSPHLNITGGKLVITNTDAAGVANELNGYIQAGQLTFYNGDPRATHTFTVNGSGFTEVTASLPNAEYAWNPNPANLSAGVNLNSNLTWSAGIGAISHDVYFGTSFDDVNNASRQSLDFDGDGIISWSDLDRIAEQWLTSYNFIDFAQFAEQFYTEAVPEFAGNQTAMTFDPGTLSADTTYYWRIDEVTNSATYKGFVWGFTTGPIIAAPEKNSVNKYDALFVNIGSSATWSNPYNPDDIRVDAIITPPSGPDMVLPCFYTGGQSGNSQWQCRFTPRQVGTYSYRIDIYQSSVLTASSQNFSLNVSDSTGDGFVLKNTSSYYTFIHDSGKRIRGIGENIGWEQGGYMYDRLFPLLNSLGCNYVRLWVANPYNVQLEGVVYGLGRYDEQISQRLDNTVNLARQNGIYLTVSIDGAGELDPNPTDPLCGWPKNPYNTVNGGMCSTQTDFFTSTSAKAQYKKKLRYIIARWGYSTNVAALEFWNEIDGAWVHYGVNRDAVENWHNEIAAYLKNIDPFDHIVTTSCTGYQDSGFWDMPDIDFSQTHPYRTQQGSTIFDPVNFYNLITNTYENVYGKPHVLGEFGYTSGEPTIETHANMVDNLHRGLWFGMFSPTPILPLTWWWDYFERNNDESQFSVAAAFLNQMMSRNADIVSRSATIGNSNITVMAVKTMNDQFVFLRNNSSSTQSNNMTLTLTGMTSGSYTYKFYNTATGVWGSPTTKSTSGTTFTLIVPSMSGYLDEALWIAPNF
- a CDS encoding glycosyl hydrolase, which produces MRKKQTSLILVFTVIFLAALTSFASKQTDKFYEGFVNPPSEVGPDVYWWWNANALSETEISRELDVLKDAGIQGALIFPLQAPLAPTKIDDKYLQWLSPEWSKMLKFTTEAAKKRDMYIDLLVGTGWPFGGPSVEDGDGIKIIKLAKKELAGPGTFKGNIKDFMALPPGAYGETTHGSEPEIKFLRLLPKNPKDFQPGIELKDKIQPDGSVEFEIPAGEHILYTGTYREGFIVVNISAPGGEGPVIDHLSKPALDKYLANFEKALEPYLGKEIGENLRSLHCDSFEFTGANWTADLAQEFEKRRGYSLEPYLPFVIEWPPVSGGPGFNEIINKVQYDFWKTQKELFSERFLTTFYDWCHKQGTECRIEPYGCYATDQVEAKLVPDRPMGETWISMEYEIPKTEVLIPVGKERSPRNFGIWSCMSNKYTSSGAHLSGRPNVSCETMTSGSGAFCLRLQDIKLGLDTSFMAGINHTYYHGYNLSTPQAGYPGWFYCGSYIDEKELWWPYFKEVNTYNARVSYVLQKSVSKSQVALISWETFLWEAIHQNGYCVDYVNEKILCDAKSDRKKLIYGLQSYEILIMNRVDAIEPQTAKAIKDFAEAGGKIIFIDHAPSYAPGLTNAAERSRQTKETIDEIIERYRDRIFIIPGVGQNEWLDWVTVNIAKTGIKPAVQISKPDNLLYQIHQVKDNKDIFFFANLDVVNSKTFTATFDIADKTPWRWDPITGTRSVMPHNGSSIDIKLVPAESLLIIFEPDLSEKPAQQPVVYADDYFQIDTPWDLTLKHVSGCTSKLTLTALVDFRENPDLAKFSGTAIYRTEFEISDVKRTLLSLGTIYGISDVTLNGKSLGNRWWGEHNYDASGVLKAGKNILEVKVVTTLSNFFRIWDNPVAKVWTQEKGNSRDPVSEGMVGPVRLIRQEK